Proteins encoded in a region of the Raphanus sativus cultivar WK10039 chromosome 8, ASM80110v3, whole genome shotgun sequence genome:
- the LOC130498401 gene encoding LOW QUALITY PROTEIN: putative disease resistance protein At1g50180 (The sequence of the model RefSeq protein was modified relative to this genomic sequence to represent the inferred CDS: substituted 1 base at 1 genomic stop codon), which translates to MAEAIVSVTVQKLGEFLLEEPLFLFGIGDQVKQLQDELKRLRCFLKDADEKQSKSERVRNWIAEIREAAYDAEDVLEAFFLKAESKKGKGIKKVFRRVACILRETVSLHSVGSEIKEITSRLSKIAASMRDYGIKEAMDGESLSCLFNSLREQRQSFPYAVEHNLVGLEQSLEKLVNDLVSGGENLKVMSICGMGGLGKTTLAKQVFHHCVVRRHFDRFAWVYVSQEFRRRHVWQEILLNLSYKDENQRILGLRDEQLGEELHRFLKRNKCLIVLDDIWGTDAWDGLKHVFPHETGSNVILTTRNKEVALYADPRGVLHEPRLLTHEESWELLEKISLQGRDDLEPVLVKKLEEIGKQMAIRCGGLPLAITVLGXLLAMKNTSNQWQRVQENIKTYVSSGGSCNGSKSMMVADVLSLSYEDLPPHLKQCFLYFAHYPEDFEVHVGTLVSYWIAEGMVMPVEAGMTVEDVGQDYLEELVKRSIVMVGKRDIVTSEVMTCRMHDLMREVCLQKAEQESFVQVIDSRQQDEAFPSLLTNTSRRISVQLHGGAEEHRMERLSQVNCIRSLVYLMKNQGSQWELLGKVSFRKMKLLRVLDLEGAQIKGGKLPDDVGDLIHLRNFSLRLTNVKELTSRIGNLTLMITLDLFVKGKLYIPDVIWKLRRLRHLCMPSELDPRTKLDLSTLRNLQQLWDFPVGQYNPRDLLVMTSLRRLSINLSSQNTDFEVVSSLSRVLKRLRGLTINVPCEPMPPPVDITQLVSAFANLSELELFLQLEKLPGEQSFSSDLGALRLWQCRLVDDPLLVLEKLPNLKILQLFEGSFVGSKLHCSVNGFPQLRSLTLSQLENLEEWVVEDGAMMCLVSLELKCCKKLKSVPEGIRFLKKLQEVEIGNMTKAFKDKLASGGEDFYKIQHVPCVVFEYCDV; encoded by the exons ATGGCAGAAGCTATTGTTTCTGTGACAGTGCAGAAGCTAGGAGAGTTTCTCCTTGAAGAACCGTTGTTCTTGTTTGGTATAGGCGACCAGGTGAAGCAGCTGCAAGACGAACTCAAGCGTTTGAGGTGCTTCTTGAAAGATGCAGATGAGAAGCAGAGTAAAAGCGAGAGAGTGCGTAATTGGATTGCAGAGATTAGAGAAGCTGCCTATGATGCAGAGGATGTCCTAGAAGCATTTTTCCTCAAGGCAGAATCAAAGAAAGGAAAAGGAATCAAAAAGGTGTTTAGGAGGGTTGCTTGCATCTTGAGAGAGACGGTTTCACTTCATAGTGTTGGCTCAGAGATTAAAGAGATCACCTCCAGGCTTTCTAAGATAGCAGCAAGCATGCGAGACTATGGTATAAAAGAAGCTATGGACGGAGAAAGTTTGAGTTGTTTGTTCAATAGTTTAAGAGAGCAGAGGCAGTCCTTTCCATATGCTGTTGAGCACAATCTTGTTGGGTTAGAGCAGAGTCTTGAGAAGTTAGTGAATGATTTAGTCTCCGGTGGTGAGAATTTAAAGGTCATGTCCATCTGCGGAATGGGTGGTTTGGGGAAGACAACTCTAGCCAAACAGGTCTTCCATCACTGTGTAGTGAGGCGTCATTTCGATAGGTTTGCATGGGTATATGTTTCTCAAGAGTTTAGACGGAGGCATGTTTGGCAAGAGATTCTTTTGA ACCTTAGCTATAAAGATGAGAACCAGAGGATACTTGGCTTGAGAGATGAACAGCTTGGAGAGGAGTTGCATCGGTTCTTGAAAAGGAATAAATGCCTCATTGTGCTTGATGATATATGGGGCACTGATGCTTGGGATGGTTTGAAACACGTCTTTCCACATGAAACAG GAAGCAACGTAATACTCACCACAAGGAACAAGGAGGTTGCTTTGTATGCTGATCCAAGAGGTGTACTCCATGAGCCGAGATTGCTAACACATGAAGAGAGTTGGGAGCTGTTGGAGAAAATTTCACTACAGGGACGAGATGATTTAG AACCAGTGTTGGTCAAGAAACTGGAGGAGATTGGGAAGCAGATGGCCATAAGGTGTGGAGGTTTACCTCTAGCTATTACAGTTCTAGGATGACTTTTGGCGATGAAAAACACATCGAACCAATGGCAGAGAGTGCaagaaaacatcaaaacataTGTTTCAAGTGGAGGTAGTTGCAATGGAAGTAAGAGTATGATGGTTGCAGATGTTTTGTCTTTGAGTTATGAGGACTTGCCTCCTCATCTAAAGCAGTGTTTCCTATACTTTGCTCATTATCCTGAAGATTTTGAGGTCCATGTGGGAACATTGGTTAGTTACTGGATCGCAGAGGGAATGGTTATGCCTGTGGAAGCTGGGATGACAGTAGAGGATGTAGGGCAAGATTACCTTGAAGAGTTAGTGAAGAGAAGCATTGTGATGGTTGGAAAAAGAGACATTGTCACCTCGGAAGTTATGACATGTCGTATGCATGATCTAATGAGGGAGGTTTGTTTACAGAAAGCAGAACAAGAAAGCTTTGTGCAAGTTATTGATTCAAGGCAACAAGATGAAGCTTTCCCGTCTCTTTTGACCAACACATCTCGCAGAATCTCTGTACAGTTGCATGGTGGTGCAGAGGAACACAGGATGGAGAGACTTTCTCAAGTGAACTGCATAAGATCTCTTGTGTATTTGATGAAAAATCAAGGAAGTCAATGGGAGCTTCTTGGTAAGGTCTCCTTTAGAAAGATGAAACTCCTTAGAGTTTTAGACCTTGAGGGAGCTCAAATCAAAGGAGGGAAGTTGCCAGATGATGTAGGAGATCTCATCCATTTGAGAAACTTTAGTTTGAGATTGACAAATGTTAAGGAACTAACATCACGTATTGGAAACTTAACGTTGATGATCACTCTAGATTTGTTCGTGAAGGGGAAACTGTATATACCAGATGTGATATGGAAGCTACGGAGGCTGAGACATCTGTGCATGCCTTCAGAACTTGATCCAAGAACGAAGCTGGACTTGAGTACTCTAAGGAACCTGCAACAGCTCTGGGACTTCCCTGTTGGGCAATACAATCCAAGGGATCTACTGGTAATGACAAGTCTTAGAAGATTGTCTATCAATCTTTCTTCTCAGAACACAGACTTTGAGGTTGTTTCTTCTTTAAGTAGAGTTTTGAAACGTCTCCGTGGCTTGACGATTAACGTTCCCTGCGAACCTATGCCTCCACCAGTTGATATAACACAGTTGGTTTCTGCCTTTGCTAATCTCTCTGAGCTGGAACTGTTCCTTCAACTAGAAAAGCTACCTGGGGAACAGAGCTTCTCCTCTGATCTCGGTGCCTTGCGGTTGTGGCAATGCCGATTAGTGGATGATCCTCTTTTGGTTCTTGAGAAGCTTCCAAACTTGAAGATTCTTCAACTGTTTGAAGGATCTTTTGTAGGTAGTAAACTTCATTGTTCTGTAAATGGTTTCCCTCAGCTGCGTTCTTTGACGTTGTCACAGCTTGAGAATCTAGAAGAATGGGTTGTAGAAGATGGTGCCATGATGTGTCTTGTTTCTTTGGAGCTGAAGTGTTGTAAGAAACTGAAGTCGGTTCCTGAAGGAATTAGATTCTTGAAGAAACTACAAGAAGTAGAGATTGGGAACATGACAAAGGCGTTCAAAGATAAGTTGGCATCTGGTGGTGAAGATTTCTACAAGATTCAACATGTGCCTTGTGTTGTTTTTGAGTACTGTGACGTTTAA
- the LOC130498400 gene encoding sirohydrochlorin ferrochelatase, chloroplastic-like translates to MAAATQSHFLMNLSSHRIFSQRNLRADARVPSSSSCEITRTNRSWALPCSLKVDNFQSQRVRRRRGSPSLASFEDGELLRSGIGDADGIIIVDHGSRRRESNLMLEEFVKMFKDNTGYPIVEPAHMELAEPSIKSAFSLCVQQGAKRVVVSPFFLFPGRHWHQDIPALTADAAKEFSDISYLITAPLGLHNLLIDVVNDRIQHCLSHVEGDADECLVCAGTNKCKLYNSS, encoded by the exons ATGGCAGCAGCGACTCAATCTCACTTCTTGATGAACCTCTCCTCTCACAGAATCTTCTCTCAACG CAATCTGAGAGCGGATGCTCGtgttccatcttcttcttcttgtgagATTACTAGGACGAATCGGTCGTGGGCTTTGCCATGTTCCTTGAAAGTTGACAACTTTCAATCCCAAcgagtaagaagaagaagaggatcgCCATCTTTGGCGAGCTTCGAGGATGGTGAGCTGCTCAGAAGTGGGATTGGTGATGCTGATGGGATAATAATCGTGGATCACGGTTCTCGTCGCCGTGAATCTAATCTCATGCTTG AGGAGTTTGTAAAGATGTTCAAAGACAACACTGGCTACCCTATTGTTGAGCCTGCTCATATg GAATTGGCTGAGCCATCTATAAAAAGTGCCTTCAGTTTGTGTGTACAACAAGGAGCCAAACGTGTAGTTGTTAGCCCATTTTTTCTCTTTCCTGGAAGACATTGGCATCAG GACATTCCTGCTTTGACGGCTGATGCTGCAAAGGAGTTCTCTGACATCTCATACCTCATTACTGCACCTCTCGGTCTCCATAATCTCCTCATT GATGTTGTGAACGACAGAATCCAACATTGTCTGAGTCATGTTGAAGGTGATGCAGACGAATGTCTCGTCTGTGCTGGAACAAACAAGTGCAAGCTCTACAATAGTTCTTAG